In Piliocolobus tephrosceles isolate RC106 chromosome 10, ASM277652v3, whole genome shotgun sequence, a single window of DNA contains:
- the CDCA3 gene encoding cell division cycle-associated protein 3 isoform X3 → MIDVLPDQQLPLARGGSYVEGLWIYAGSANRVRAGGVAGSLKLVTSGVEPRAVVHPEVELEPAKSVPVTPARPPPHNKHLARVADPRSPSAGILRTPIQVESSPQPGLPAGEQLEGLKHAQDSDPRSPTLGIARTPMKTSSGEPVLPPEAPLSSELDLPLGTQLSAEEQMPPWNQTEFPSKQVFSKEEARQPTESPVASQSSDKPSRDPETPRSSGSMRNRWKPNSSKVLGRSPLTILQDDNSPGTLTLRQVKEEKGKRPSPLSENVSELKEGAILGTGRPLKTGGRTWEQGQDHDKENQHFPLVES, encoded by the exons ATGATAGACGTTCTCCCAGACCAACAGCTTCCTTTGGCTCGAGGCGGGTCTTACGTGGAGGGCCTATGGATCTACGCCGGCTCAGCCAATAGGGTCAGGGCAGGGGGCGTGGCGGGAAGTTTGAAACTGGTAACTTCGGGAGTTGAGCCACGAGCTGTTGTGCACCCAGAGGTGGAATTGGAGCCCG CCAAGAGCGTCCCAGTCACACCAGCGCGGCCTCCGCCGCACAACAAGCATCTGGCTCGAGTGGCGGACCCCCGTTCACCTAGTGCCGGCATCCTGCGCACTCCCATCCAG GTGGAGAGCTCTCCACAGCCAGGCCTACCAGCAGGGGAGCAACTGGAGGGTCTTAAACATGCCCAGGACTCAGATCCCCGCTCTCCCACTCTTGGTATTGCTCGGACACCTATGAAGACCAGCAGTGGAG AGCCTGTTCTGCCCCCGGAGGCACCTTTATCTTCTGAATTGGACTTGCCTCTGGGTACCCAGTTATCTGCTGAGGAACAGATGCCACCTTGGAACCAGACTGAGTTCCCCTCCAAACAGGTGTTTTCCAAGGAGGAAGCAAGACAGCCCACAGAAAGCCCTGTGGCCAGCCAGAGCTCCGACAAGCCCTCAAGGGACCCTGAGACTCCCAGATCTTCAG GTTCTATGCGCAATAGATGGAAACCAAACAGCAGCAAGGTACTAGGGAGATCCCCCCTCACCATCCTGCAGGATGACAACTCCCCTGGCACCCTGACACTACGACAGGTAAAGGAAGAGAAG GGTAAGCGGCCTTCACCCCTAAGTGAAAATGTTAGTGAACTAAAGGAAGGAGCCATTCTTGGAACTGGACGACCTCTGAAAACTGGAGGACGAACATGGGAACAAGGCCAGGACCATGACAAGGAAAATCAGCACTTTCCCTTGGTGGAGAGCTAG
- the CDCA3 gene encoding cell division cycle-associated protein 3 isoform X1 encodes MIDVLPDQQLPLARGGSYVEGLWIYAGSANRVRAGGVAGSLKLVTSGVEPRAVVHPEVELEPAKSVPVTPARPPPHNKHLARVADPRSPSAGILRTPIQVESSPQPGLPAGEQLEGLKHAQDSDPRSPTLGIARTPMKTSSGDPPSPLVKQLSEVFETEDSKSNLPPEPVLPPEAPLSSELDLPLGTQLSAEEQMPPWNQTEFPSKQVFSKEEARQPTESPVASQSSDKPSRDPETPRSSGSMRNRWKPNSSKVLGRSPLTILQDDNSPGTLTLRQVKEEKGKRPSPLSENVSELKEGAILGTGRPLKTGGRTWEQGQDHDKENQHFPLVES; translated from the exons ATGATAGACGTTCTCCCAGACCAACAGCTTCCTTTGGCTCGAGGCGGGTCTTACGTGGAGGGCCTATGGATCTACGCCGGCTCAGCCAATAGGGTCAGGGCAGGGGGCGTGGCGGGAAGTTTGAAACTGGTAACTTCGGGAGTTGAGCCACGAGCTGTTGTGCACCCAGAGGTGGAATTGGAGCCCG CCAAGAGCGTCCCAGTCACACCAGCGCGGCCTCCGCCGCACAACAAGCATCTGGCTCGAGTGGCGGACCCCCGTTCACCTAGTGCCGGCATCCTGCGCACTCCCATCCAG GTGGAGAGCTCTCCACAGCCAGGCCTACCAGCAGGGGAGCAACTGGAGGGTCTTAAACATGCCCAGGACTCAGATCCCCGCTCTCCCACTCTTGGTATTGCTCGGACACCTATGAAGACCAGCAGTGGAG ACCCCCCAAGCCCACTGGTGAAACAGCTGAGTGAAGTATTTGAAACTGAAGACTCTAAATCAAATCTTCCCCCAGAGCCTGTTCTGCCCCCGGAGGCACCTTTATCTTCTGAATTGGACTTGCCTCTGGGTACCCAGTTATCTGCTGAGGAACAGATGCCACCTTGGAACCAGACTGAGTTCCCCTCCAAACAGGTGTTTTCCAAGGAGGAAGCAAGACAGCCCACAGAAAGCCCTGTGGCCAGCCAGAGCTCCGACAAGCCCTCAAGGGACCCTGAGACTCCCAGATCTTCAG GTTCTATGCGCAATAGATGGAAACCAAACAGCAGCAAGGTACTAGGGAGATCCCCCCTCACCATCCTGCAGGATGACAACTCCCCTGGCACCCTGACACTACGACAGGTAAAGGAAGAGAAG GGTAAGCGGCCTTCACCCCTAAGTGAAAATGTTAGTGAACTAAAGGAAGGAGCCATTCTTGGAACTGGACGACCTCTGAAAACTGGAGGACGAACATGGGAACAAGGCCAGGACCATGACAAGGAAAATCAGCACTTTCCCTTGGTGGAGAGCTAG
- the CDCA3 gene encoding cell division cycle-associated protein 3 isoform X2, whose amino-acid sequence MIDVLPDQQLPLARGGSYVEGLWIYAGSANRVRAGGVAGSLKLVTSGVEPRAVVHPEVELEPAKSVPVTPARPPPHNKHLARVADPRSPSAGILRTPIQVESSPQPGLPAGEQLEGLKHAQDSDPRSPTLGIARTPMKTSSGDPPSPLVKQLSEVFETEDSKSNLPPEPVLPPEAPLSSELDLPLGTQLSAEEQMPPWNQTEFPSKQVFSKEEARQPTESPVASQSSDKPSRDPETPRSSGSMRNRWKPNSSKVLGRSPLTILQDDNSPGTLTLRQGKRPSPLSENVSELKEGAILGTGRPLKTGGRTWEQGQDHDKENQHFPLVES is encoded by the exons ATGATAGACGTTCTCCCAGACCAACAGCTTCCTTTGGCTCGAGGCGGGTCTTACGTGGAGGGCCTATGGATCTACGCCGGCTCAGCCAATAGGGTCAGGGCAGGGGGCGTGGCGGGAAGTTTGAAACTGGTAACTTCGGGAGTTGAGCCACGAGCTGTTGTGCACCCAGAGGTGGAATTGGAGCCCG CCAAGAGCGTCCCAGTCACACCAGCGCGGCCTCCGCCGCACAACAAGCATCTGGCTCGAGTGGCGGACCCCCGTTCACCTAGTGCCGGCATCCTGCGCACTCCCATCCAG GTGGAGAGCTCTCCACAGCCAGGCCTACCAGCAGGGGAGCAACTGGAGGGTCTTAAACATGCCCAGGACTCAGATCCCCGCTCTCCCACTCTTGGTATTGCTCGGACACCTATGAAGACCAGCAGTGGAG ACCCCCCAAGCCCACTGGTGAAACAGCTGAGTGAAGTATTTGAAACTGAAGACTCTAAATCAAATCTTCCCCCAGAGCCTGTTCTGCCCCCGGAGGCACCTTTATCTTCTGAATTGGACTTGCCTCTGGGTACCCAGTTATCTGCTGAGGAACAGATGCCACCTTGGAACCAGACTGAGTTCCCCTCCAAACAGGTGTTTTCCAAGGAGGAAGCAAGACAGCCCACAGAAAGCCCTGTGGCCAGCCAGAGCTCCGACAAGCCCTCAAGGGACCCTGAGACTCCCAGATCTTCAG GTTCTATGCGCAATAGATGGAAACCAAACAGCAGCAAGGTACTAGGGAGATCCCCCCTCACCATCCTGCAGGATGACAACTCCCCTGGCACCCTGACACTACGACAG GGTAAGCGGCCTTCACCCCTAAGTGAAAATGTTAGTGAACTAAAGGAAGGAGCCATTCTTGGAACTGGACGACCTCTGAAAACTGGAGGACGAACATGGGAACAAGGCCAGGACCATGACAAGGAAAATCAGCACTTTCCCTTGGTGGAGAGCTAG
- the CDCA3 gene encoding cell division cycle-associated protein 3 isoform X4: MGSAKSVPVTPARPPPHNKHLARVADPRSPSAGILRTPIQVESSPQPGLPAGEQLEGLKHAQDSDPRSPTLGIARTPMKTSSGDPPSPLVKQLSEVFETEDSKSNLPPEPVLPPEAPLSSELDLPLGTQLSAEEQMPPWNQTEFPSKQVFSKEEARQPTESPVASQSSDKPSRDPETPRSSGSMRNRWKPNSSKVLGRSPLTILQDDNSPGTLTLRQVKEEKGKRPSPLSENVSELKEGAILGTGRPLKTGGRTWEQGQDHDKENQHFPLVES, from the exons ATGGGCTCAGCCAAGAGCGTCCCAGTCACACCAGCGCGGCCTCCGCCGCACAACAAGCATCTGGCTCGAGTGGCGGACCCCCGTTCACCTAGTGCCGGCATCCTGCGCACTCCCATCCAG GTGGAGAGCTCTCCACAGCCAGGCCTACCAGCAGGGGAGCAACTGGAGGGTCTTAAACATGCCCAGGACTCAGATCCCCGCTCTCCCACTCTTGGTATTGCTCGGACACCTATGAAGACCAGCAGTGGAG ACCCCCCAAGCCCACTGGTGAAACAGCTGAGTGAAGTATTTGAAACTGAAGACTCTAAATCAAATCTTCCCCCAGAGCCTGTTCTGCCCCCGGAGGCACCTTTATCTTCTGAATTGGACTTGCCTCTGGGTACCCAGTTATCTGCTGAGGAACAGATGCCACCTTGGAACCAGACTGAGTTCCCCTCCAAACAGGTGTTTTCCAAGGAGGAAGCAAGACAGCCCACAGAAAGCCCTGTGGCCAGCCAGAGCTCCGACAAGCCCTCAAGGGACCCTGAGACTCCCAGATCTTCAG GTTCTATGCGCAATAGATGGAAACCAAACAGCAGCAAGGTACTAGGGAGATCCCCCCTCACCATCCTGCAGGATGACAACTCCCCTGGCACCCTGACACTACGACAGGTAAAGGAAGAGAAG GGTAAGCGGCCTTCACCCCTAAGTGAAAATGTTAGTGAACTAAAGGAAGGAGCCATTCTTGGAACTGGACGACCTCTGAAAACTGGAGGACGAACATGGGAACAAGGCCAGGACCATGACAAGGAAAATCAGCACTTTCCCTTGGTGGAGAGCTAG
- the CDCA3 gene encoding cell division cycle-associated protein 3 isoform X5, producing the protein MGSAKSVPVTPARPPPHNKHLARVADPRSPSAGILRTPIQVESSPQPGLPAGEQLEGLKHAQDSDPRSPTLGIARTPMKTSSGDPPSPLVKQLSEVFETEDSKSNLPPEPVLPPEAPLSSELDLPLGTQLSAEEQMPPWNQTEFPSKQVFSKEEARQPTESPVASQSSDKPSRDPETPRSSGSMRNRWKPNSSKVLGRSPLTILQDDNSPGTLTLRQGKRPSPLSENVSELKEGAILGTGRPLKTGGRTWEQGQDHDKENQHFPLVES; encoded by the exons ATGGGCTCAGCCAAGAGCGTCCCAGTCACACCAGCGCGGCCTCCGCCGCACAACAAGCATCTGGCTCGAGTGGCGGACCCCCGTTCACCTAGTGCCGGCATCCTGCGCACTCCCATCCAG GTGGAGAGCTCTCCACAGCCAGGCCTACCAGCAGGGGAGCAACTGGAGGGTCTTAAACATGCCCAGGACTCAGATCCCCGCTCTCCCACTCTTGGTATTGCTCGGACACCTATGAAGACCAGCAGTGGAG ACCCCCCAAGCCCACTGGTGAAACAGCTGAGTGAAGTATTTGAAACTGAAGACTCTAAATCAAATCTTCCCCCAGAGCCTGTTCTGCCCCCGGAGGCACCTTTATCTTCTGAATTGGACTTGCCTCTGGGTACCCAGTTATCTGCTGAGGAACAGATGCCACCTTGGAACCAGACTGAGTTCCCCTCCAAACAGGTGTTTTCCAAGGAGGAAGCAAGACAGCCCACAGAAAGCCCTGTGGCCAGCCAGAGCTCCGACAAGCCCTCAAGGGACCCTGAGACTCCCAGATCTTCAG GTTCTATGCGCAATAGATGGAAACCAAACAGCAGCAAGGTACTAGGGAGATCCCCCCTCACCATCCTGCAGGATGACAACTCCCCTGGCACCCTGACACTACGACAG GGTAAGCGGCCTTCACCCCTAAGTGAAAATGTTAGTGAACTAAAGGAAGGAGCCATTCTTGGAACTGGACGACCTCTGAAAACTGGAGGACGAACATGGGAACAAGGCCAGGACCATGACAAGGAAAATCAGCACTTTCCCTTGGTGGAGAGCTAG
- the CDCA3 gene encoding cell division cycle-associated protein 3 isoform X6 codes for MGSAKSVPVTPARPPPHNKHLARVADPRSPSAGILRTPIQVESSPQPGLPAGEQLEGLKHAQDSDPRSPTLGIARTPMKTSSGEPVLPPEAPLSSELDLPLGTQLSAEEQMPPWNQTEFPSKQVFSKEEARQPTESPVASQSSDKPSRDPETPRSSGSMRNRWKPNSSKVLGRSPLTILQDDNSPGTLTLRQGKRPSPLSENVSELKEGAILGTGRPLKTGGRTWEQGQDHDKENQHFPLVES; via the exons ATGGGCTCAGCCAAGAGCGTCCCAGTCACACCAGCGCGGCCTCCGCCGCACAACAAGCATCTGGCTCGAGTGGCGGACCCCCGTTCACCTAGTGCCGGCATCCTGCGCACTCCCATCCAG GTGGAGAGCTCTCCACAGCCAGGCCTACCAGCAGGGGAGCAACTGGAGGGTCTTAAACATGCCCAGGACTCAGATCCCCGCTCTCCCACTCTTGGTATTGCTCGGACACCTATGAAGACCAGCAGTGGAG AGCCTGTTCTGCCCCCGGAGGCACCTTTATCTTCTGAATTGGACTTGCCTCTGGGTACCCAGTTATCTGCTGAGGAACAGATGCCACCTTGGAACCAGACTGAGTTCCCCTCCAAACAGGTGTTTTCCAAGGAGGAAGCAAGACAGCCCACAGAAAGCCCTGTGGCCAGCCAGAGCTCCGACAAGCCCTCAAGGGACCCTGAGACTCCCAGATCTTCAG GTTCTATGCGCAATAGATGGAAACCAAACAGCAGCAAGGTACTAGGGAGATCCCCCCTCACCATCCTGCAGGATGACAACTCCCCTGGCACCCTGACACTACGACAG GGTAAGCGGCCTTCACCCCTAAGTGAAAATGTTAGTGAACTAAAGGAAGGAGCCATTCTTGGAACTGGACGACCTCTGAAAACTGGAGGACGAACATGGGAACAAGGCCAGGACCATGACAAGGAAAATCAGCACTTTCCCTTGGTGGAGAGCTAG
- the CDCA3 gene encoding cell division cycle-associated protein 3 isoform X7, producing the protein MIDVLPDQQLPLARGGSYVEGLWIYAGSANRVRAGGVAGSLKLVTSGVEPRAVVHPEVELEPAKSVPVTPARPPPHNKHLARVADPRSPSAGILRTPIQVESSPQPGLPAGEQLEGLKHAQDSDPRSPTLGIARTPMKTSSGDPPSPLVKQLSEVFETEDSKSNLPPEPVLPPEAPLSSELDLPLGTQLSAEEQMPPWNQTEFPSKQVFSKEEARQPTESPVASQSSDKPSRDPETPRSSG; encoded by the exons ATGATAGACGTTCTCCCAGACCAACAGCTTCCTTTGGCTCGAGGCGGGTCTTACGTGGAGGGCCTATGGATCTACGCCGGCTCAGCCAATAGGGTCAGGGCAGGGGGCGTGGCGGGAAGTTTGAAACTGGTAACTTCGGGAGTTGAGCCACGAGCTGTTGTGCACCCAGAGGTGGAATTGGAGCCCG CCAAGAGCGTCCCAGTCACACCAGCGCGGCCTCCGCCGCACAACAAGCATCTGGCTCGAGTGGCGGACCCCCGTTCACCTAGTGCCGGCATCCTGCGCACTCCCATCCAG GTGGAGAGCTCTCCACAGCCAGGCCTACCAGCAGGGGAGCAACTGGAGGGTCTTAAACATGCCCAGGACTCAGATCCCCGCTCTCCCACTCTTGGTATTGCTCGGACACCTATGAAGACCAGCAGTGGAG ACCCCCCAAGCCCACTGGTGAAACAGCTGAGTGAAGTATTTGAAACTGAAGACTCTAAATCAAATCTTCCCCCAGAGCCTGTTCTGCCCCCGGAGGCACCTTTATCTTCTGAATTGGACTTGCCTCTGGGTACCCAGTTATCTGCTGAGGAACAGATGCCACCTTGGAACCAGACTGAGTTCCCCTCCAAACAGGTGTTTTCCAAGGAGGAAGCAAGACAGCCCACAGAAAGCCCTGTGGCCAGCCAGAGCTCCGACAAGCCCTCAAGGGACCCTGAGACTCCCAGATCTTCAG GGTAA
- the CDCA3 gene encoding cell division cycle-associated protein 3 isoform X8, with protein sequence MGSAKSVPVTPARPPPHNKHLARVADPRSPSAGILRTPIQVESSPQPGLPAGEQLEGLKHAQDSDPRSPTLGIARTPMKTSSGDPPSPLVKQLSEVFETEDSKSNLPPEPVLPPEAPLSSELDLPLGTQLSAEEQMPPWNQTEFPSKQVFSKEEARQPTESPVASQSSDKPSRDPETPRSSG encoded by the exons ATGGGCTCAGCCAAGAGCGTCCCAGTCACACCAGCGCGGCCTCCGCCGCACAACAAGCATCTGGCTCGAGTGGCGGACCCCCGTTCACCTAGTGCCGGCATCCTGCGCACTCCCATCCAG GTGGAGAGCTCTCCACAGCCAGGCCTACCAGCAGGGGAGCAACTGGAGGGTCTTAAACATGCCCAGGACTCAGATCCCCGCTCTCCCACTCTTGGTATTGCTCGGACACCTATGAAGACCAGCAGTGGAG ACCCCCCAAGCCCACTGGTGAAACAGCTGAGTGAAGTATTTGAAACTGAAGACTCTAAATCAAATCTTCCCCCAGAGCCTGTTCTGCCCCCGGAGGCACCTTTATCTTCTGAATTGGACTTGCCTCTGGGTACCCAGTTATCTGCTGAGGAACAGATGCCACCTTGGAACCAGACTGAGTTCCCCTCCAAACAGGTGTTTTCCAAGGAGGAAGCAAGACAGCCCACAGAAAGCCCTGTGGCCAGCCAGAGCTCCGACAAGCCCTCAAGGGACCCTGAGACTCCCAGATCTTCAG GGTAA